A genomic stretch from Solanum stenotomum isolate F172 chromosome 8, ASM1918654v1, whole genome shotgun sequence includes:
- the LOC125875066 gene encoding zeatin O-glucosyltransferase-like: MAINNSSVLNEVIIAMAPWPEHGHLNPLFLLSRFIASHNIPVHFLCLTARNHDLKKRLQGVRRNATDENLHFCDLSVPTTEAESDKDLLLENLGKSICEKCHLLSKNTKRLVIINDCLMITYISDLHSIPNIKCYSFHFFSSFVRYSTLRQILHIVDEDQDKLIQELGDEFPTVESTFGPHLEEYIQEEREWKLNSGVVLNSFRELEDKYLDSFAIHAEDITPVWCLGPFHMLLESSVDLLNRSAQHVSLEFLDKQGANSVIFVSFGTTTTLSQEQVNELALGLEQSSHKFIWVVRDADDERLDTENNSEGKDGKVVLPEGFEERVEGRGMVVRNWAPQLEILGHPSTGGFMSHCGWNSCMESISMGVPIASWPVHVDQPYNTVFITNVLKIGISVWKWSRREELVPAAAIEKAVKTLMGTPEGEEMRQRAVELSNKIKNSVSHGGLARKEMESFISNITDN; the protein is encoded by the coding sequence ATGGCTATCAACAACTCATCAGTGCTCAATGAAGTAATTATAGCGATGGCTCCATGGCCTGAACATGGCCATCTCAACCCATTATTTCTCCTTTCTCGCTTCATTGCTTCACACAACATTCCTGTACACTTCCTCTGCCTAACTGCCCGAAACCACGATTTGAAGAAACGCCTTCAAGGTGTTCGACGAAATGCCACGGATGAAAATTTGCATTTCTGTGACCTCTCAGTACCTACAACTGAGGCAGAAAGTGATAAAGATTTGCTGTTGGAAAATCTAGGGAAGTCTATTTGTGAAAAATGTCATTTACTCTCGAAAAATACTAAAAGATTGGTCATCATTAATGATTGTTTGATGATAACTTATATAAGCGATCTGCATTCAATACCCAACATCAAGTGTTATTCTTTTCACTTCTTTTCATCTTTCGTTAGGTATTCGACTCTCCGACAAATTCTTCATATAGTTGATGAAGATCAAGACAAGTTGATTCAGGAGCTAGGCGATGAGTTTCCAACTGTGGAGAGCACTTTTGGGCCACATCTGGAGGAGTATATACAAGAAGAACGTGAATGGAAGCTAAATTCTGGAGTTGTCTTGAACTCCTTCAGAGAATTGGAAGACAAGTATCTTGATTCATTTGCCATTCATGCAGAGGATATTACGCCGGTGTGGTGTCTTGGTCCATTTCACATGCTGCTCGAATCATCAGTTGATTTGTTGAATAGGAGTGCTCAACATGTGTCCCTGGAATTTCTCGACAAGCAAGGTGCTAATTCTGTAATATTCGTGTCATTTGGGACAACCACTACATTGTCACAAGAGCAAGTCAATGAGCTCGCGCTTGGTTTAGAACAGAGCAGCCATAAATTTATATGGGTAGTAAGAGATGCAGATGATGAAAGGTTGGACACGGAGAATAATTCCGAGGGGAAAGATGGGAAGGTTGTATTGCCAGAAGGATTTGAAGAAAGAGTGGAAGGAAGAGGAATGGTGGTGAGAAATTGGGCGCCTCAATTGGAAATCTTGGGACATCCATCAACAGGTGGGTTTATGAGTCACTGTGGATGGAATTCTTGTATGGAAAGTATTAGCATGGGAGTTCCCATAGCATCTTGGCCTGTCCATGTTGACCAGCCTTATAACACGGTGTTCATAACGAACGTGTTGAAGATTGGAATCTCTGTATGGAAATGGAGTCGCAGAGAGGAACTAGTACCAGCTGCAGCAATTGAGAAAGCTGTCAAGACGTTGATGGGTACGCCAGAAGGAGAAGAGATGAGGCAGAGAGCGGTGGAGTTGAGTAATAAGATCAAGAACTCTGTTAGCCATGGAGGACTTGCACGCAAGGAGATGGAATCTTTCATATCTAATATTACCGATAACTAA